The following coding sequences are from one Maniola hyperantus chromosome 7, iAphHyp1.2, whole genome shotgun sequence window:
- the LOC117983453 gene encoding lipase 1-like: MASKANVTFNVLLISVAIIVGNIIRLKVIPIDSEMKRYLGYHEDSYLNFTQISGKYGFVSEEHTVTTDDGYILTIFRIRRKECNQFKRPPVILMHGLLQSADAWLDAGPNAGLAYLIAEQCHDLWVGNQRGNYYSRRHVHMDPDKNSKFWQFSVDEIGLYDIPATIDYVLKNTGERKVNYVGFSQGAGTFLIMCSERPGYCDKANVLIGLAPAARQTYTRSVTYRTFAKAISKFEGVLSITGFNEMFSKGAIEQEFLSFLCKFRVISEALCGRVPALIDAYHPGSVDDETVQVLFGHFPAGTSTHNMARYGQSMQSDRFQKFDYGARNLEIYGVEQPPSYNLSASTVPFVALYGRNDHLVDTKDVAWLVKQLPNVLEAREVADPLWNHLDVTYSQFNKRLIFPKLNQYLLKYSVV; this comes from the coding sequence ATGGCGTCAAAAGCAAATGTCACCTTCAACGTCCTTTTAATATCAGTGGCGATTATTGTTGGGAACATAATAAGACTAAAGGTGATCCCTATCGACAGTGAGATGAAGCGGTACCTGGGCTACCACGAGGACTCATATCTCAATTTCACACAAATAAGTGGCAAATATGGCTTTGTGTCTGAAGAGCATACTGTCACAACTGACGATGGATATATTCTTACCATATTCCGGATAAGAAGAAAGGAGTGCAACCAGTTTAAACGACCTCCAGTGATTCTCATGCATGGCCTTCTCCAGAGCGCAGACGCTTGGCTAGACGCTGGTCCTAACGCAGGGTTAGCCTACTTGATAGCTGAGCAGTGCCACGATCTGTGGGTTGGCAACCAGCGCGGGAACTACTATTCTAGAAGACACGTTCATATGGACCcagataaaaattcaaaattttggCAATTCTCAGTCGACGAAATCGGACTCTACGATATCCCCGCTACTATagattatgttttaaaaaatactgGAGAAAGAAAAGTGAACTATGTCGGCTTCTCTCAAGGTGCTGGGACGTTCCTCATCATGTGTTCGGAAAGACCTGGATATTGTGACAAAGCGAACGTTTTGATAGGATTGGCTCCTGCAGCGAGACAGACTTACACCAGGTCAGTGACGTATAGAACATTTGCCAAAGCGATAAGCAAGTTTGAAGGGGTATTGTCTATAACAGGGTTCAATGAAATGTTTTCTAAAGGCGCGATTGAGCAAGAGTTCCTTTCTTTTCTGTGCAAGTTCAGAGTGATCTCGGAGGCTCTTTGTGGGAGGGTTCCTGCTCTAATCGACGCGTATCATCCGGGTTCCGTGGACGATgaaactgtacaagtacttttCGGTCATTTTCCGGCCGGTACCTCCACGCACAACATGGCGCGATATGGACAGAGTATGCAATCGGATAGATTTCAAAAATTTGATTATGGTGCAAGAAATTTAGAGATTTACGGCGTGGAGCAGCCACCGAGCTACAATCTTAGTGCATCGACCGTGCCTTTTGTAGCGTTATATGGAAGGAACGATCACTTAGTGGACACAAAGGACGTGGCCTGGCTGGTGAAGCAATTGCCGAATGTGTTGGAGGCGAGGGAAGTGGCCGACCCGCTGTGGAACCACCTCGACGTGACGTACAGTCAGTTCAACAAACGATTGATCTTTCCCAAATTGAACCAGTATTTATTGAAGTATAGTGTAGTTTAA